The Roseibium sp. Sym1 nucleotide sequence CCTCCTGATGCTCGGCGATCTCGCGGGTGTGCCGACGCTCGGGGCGCCGGGCTGTGCCCGCAGCCCGCGGGAAAACGGGTTCGACTGGGTTCTTGACCGCCTTCTGGCCGGACTTGACGTCACCCCGGACCATATTACGGCCATGGGCGTCGGAGGTTTGCTGATGGAAATCGGAACGCGGCCACAGCCGCGCGAAACCCGGCGCCAGGGGACCTCCTCGAAGATCGCCGCGCTCATTCTCGGGGCCGGCAGGTCCTCGCGCATGGGCGGTCCGAACAAGCTCCTTGCCACGCTTGACGGCAAAAGCCTGATCCGGCATGTCGCGGAGGCCGCCTGTGCCGCGGACCTCTCCGAAATCGTTCTGGTCACGGGCCACCTTGGCGAGGACGTCTGTGCACAGGTCTCCGACCTGGACATCGCTCTGGTCGACAATCCGGATTTCGCCGACGGCATGGCCGGATCGATCCGCGCCGGCATGAACGCGCTGTCTTCCGATACGGACGCCGTGATCATTCTCCTAGGCGACATGCCCCGGATTGACGCGGCCGTGCTCGGCAAGCTGATCACCGCCTATCGCGGCAACGAGACCAGCCTGATCGTGACGGCAACCGCGGACGGCAAGCGCGGCAACCCGGTTCTTTGGGACCGGCACTTTTTCGACGCCCTGAAAAACCTGAGCGGCGATGTCGGCGCGCGTCATATTATTGCGGAAAATCCCGGTTTCGTGACAGAAGTTGAAATCGGCCCTGTGGCAAGGCTCGATCTGGACACACCGGAAGCACTCAAGGCTGCAGGCGGCAAATTGCCCACTTCGTCAACGTAACCAATTGACTCTCAAAGGTTAGCCCGCCAGACGGCTTGCACGATAACTTTGCATTAACTCGATATGCGTCCAGTGCAGGCCGGAAATGCCAGCTATTCTATTGCATTTTTGTGACATGCCGCTTATGTAATGCCTGCGCTTGCTGCAGAGCACCCTTAGGGTGGACAACGGATGACGTCCCGGGCGCCGCTTACATCCGATTTTGACAAAAGCTGTTCGGATCCTCTCCTCCCGAGGATGCTCGAGCGCTTTTGCCGCTTGGTTAGAAGAATAAAGGAAATGATCATGGCTGACTTGTCTCTTCCGCGTCCGGGCTGCTGCAAATGGGCAGAAGGTGATGCGGGCAACTACATCTTCCCGTGCAACACCCGCGTCGAACCGGGCGTGTCCTACTGCACCGATCATAGCGCCATCGTCTACATTCCGCCGGAAGAGCGCCGTCGCAACCGTTCCGGTGGCGGCATGAGCCTGTCCTTCCGCCGCGCGGCATAAAGATTTCAAGCTGCTATGGGTCAGGACCCACTAATTTGGATGAAATGGTAGGAATGAATTTGATCGGATACGAGGCGCAAAGTTGCTGGAAACCGTCCGGTTTCCAAAACTTTGCAACGACGTTGCCGGGCAAATTCACCCTATCCCGGAGGGACGCAAAAACGGCTTCGATCTGCTTCGTCAAACCGCTCCACCGGGCAGGAAGCCCGCTTGTCGCGCTTTTCCGTGCAGCTCATTGCCGTTTTCTGCGCCATTCCAACCAAATTAATGAGTCCTGACCCAGGAACAAAAGCAGTTCCTCGCGGTCAGTCCGCGTACCTTCAAACCCGGTCAAACGACCGGGTTTTTTGTTGTCCAAATGCAAATTCCAGGCACGTTCCCCGCCAATGGTGCGGCCGCGTACCGAACGGGTGAAGCAGTCCGGGGGAACAAACACTCGCGGCCATTTACTCGCATCGGGGAAACAAATAATCCGTGTTTCTTACGAGAGAAAAATTCTCCCTTAAAAACAGTTACCTTCCCAAAAGGAACAATCTCCCCTTTATAGAAAATTTTCTTCAACTTGTTGATATTAATTATTTGTTTCGGTTCTGGAGATAGGCTCGCCAAGTAAACCGGGGGATTGCCAGGGCGAAGCCCATCCAGGAGACATGGCGCGGCATGGGAAGAGCGCAGGGGAAAAAAGAAAAAGACCGTCTGAAAGCGCTGCATGACCTTCGAATTCTCGAGGCTGAAAGCATGCCCGAAATCGAAGCGCTCGTCACGACGCTCGCGCTCCTGTTTGACGCCCCGATGGCGTTCCTGTCCTTCGTGGACAAGGACGAACTCTGGTTCAAGGCCCGGTACGGCGTCACTGCCGAGAAAACACCGCGCGACGGGTGTTTTTGCGACCAGGCGATCCTAGCGCACGACGTGACCGTTGTCGCCGACGCCCTTAAAGACGACCGCTTTCGGACAAGCCGTCTTGTTGTTACCGGACCGAAAACGCGCTTCTATGCCGGGTATCCCCTGTCACTCGATGGCGAACATGTGCTTGGCACGCTGTGTGTTGTCGATACCCGTCCGAGAGACGTGAGCACCGAACAACTCGACCATCTGCGCCGGCTCGGGACCGTCGTTGTGGGGCTGTTGAAATCCTACCGGGCGCAGCGTCAGACCGAAGCCGCCCTTCAGGAAGCCGACTTACAGCGTCAGATCGCGCAGCGCGAAAGTGCCTTGCTCGAGGAAGTCACCCAGGTTTCCGGCGTTGGCGGCTGGGAATATCACATCGATTCCGACAAGGTCATCTGGGCCGACAAGACCCGGGAGATCCACGAGGTCGATGATGATTTCGAGCCAACTGTCGACATGGCGGTGTCTTTCTACGCGCCCGAATGCCGGCGACAAATTTTCGATGCGGTGGTCAAGGCCATCAAGGATCAGGCCGCCTGGGACCTCGAACTGCCATTCATAACCGCCAAGGGACGCGAGATATGGGTGCGCACCGCGGGCCGGCCGGTCAGCGAGAACGGCAAGACGACACGCCTGGTCGGGGCTTTTCAGGACATCACCGAGCGGAAGCACTCCGAGCAGCTTCTGCGCCAGACCGAAGCCGTTCAACGCACAACCCTTCAGACCCTGCGGGAAGGCATTCTTGTCCTGAATCGGGCGGGCCGCATTCAGTCCTTCAACGCCGCCGCCGCGACCCTGCTCGGCTTTACCCCGGCTGAGCTGAAGGGTAAGTCCGTTCAGGACCTGGCCATCCAGTGTCAGACAGAAAACGGTGCAGCGGACCCGGATCTTTTCCTTCGTGCGACAAACGCGCCGGACAAGGTCAACAACCACGTCGTGAAGCTTTTCAGGCAGGACGAGACACAACCGGTCTGGCTGCGCATTGACGCCAATTCCACAAGCAACTCGGGCCGAACAAGTGTTGATGCCGTGGTGATATCCCTGGCCGACATTTCCGAGACCAAACGGCAGGCAGAGACACTGCAGGTCATTTTCGACAACCTGCCGGGAGGTCTCGTCTACTACAATGGCGAACGCGAACTGACCGTTTGCAACAGGGATTTCAGGGACCTCCTCAATCTTCCGCAGGACTTCTACGACCGAAAGGCCGAATTGCTGGAGGTAGCTACCTTTCTGGCACGGCGCGGAGACTATGGACCGGGAAATCCGGACAAATTGGTGGAGGAGAGGTTCAAGCTCTTCAACGACACCAAGCCGCATGTCTATGAACGCACAACGTCCGACGGCAGGTTCCTTGAAGTTCGCGGTATTCCGCTCCCCAACGGCGGTCTTATTGCAAATTTCTTCGACATTTCGGAGCGCAAGCGGATCGAACAATCCATTCGGCAATCCGAAGCCGTGCACCGTACGACGCTGGAGGCCCTCAGCGAGGGCATCCTTCTGCTCTCGCACTCCGGGGAAATCCTCTCGGCCAACCCTGCCGCAATCACATTGCTCGGCCTTTCGGACTGCAACGCAATCGGCAGCAACGTCGCCGAGATCAATGTTGCCGTTGAATGTGAGATCGAAGGGATTGGCCGCTGCGAAACACCGCTTGAACTTGCGGCGAGAGATCCGCACAGCCTGCGGAATGTCGTGGCGAAGATGACACCGACGGATGGCCGGCGCATGCGCTGGATCAGACTGAGCGCTCAGCCGATCGACGAGGACCGGGAAATCGATCTTGACGGCGTGGTTGTCTCGCTCACGGACATCACCGAAACGAAACAGCAGGCCGATACGCTGCAAACGATTTTCGAAAACTTTCCGGGCGGCATTGTCCACTACGACGAAAACCTCCGCGTCGCATCGGCCAACGAGGAGTTCCGGCGTCTGCTGGATTACCCGGAGGATTTCGTTGCCGGCAAGCCTTACCTTTACGACTTCTTCCGCTTCAATGCCAAGCGCGGCGACTATGGTCCCGGCGACCCGGACGACCTGGCGCAAAAGCGCTACAAGATGTACGACCTCAGCCGGCCTCAGGTTTTCGAGCGCCGCACCGCCGAAGGGCACTACATCGAGACGCGCAGCACGCCGATGCCGTCGGGCGGGGCGATCCATAACTTCTACGACATCAC carries:
- a CDS encoding molybdopterin-binding/glycosyltransferase family 2 protein, with translation MKFGACPTTEAAGCILAHKTRLPGRVLKKGHVLKDGDCADLTALGIDSLVVARLDPDDVGEDAAASRLALSAMGPGLGHDEAFTGRMNLYADDDGVLVVDAEAVTTANRIDPSITFATLPNFKKVAAGRMVATAKIISFALAGDLVDKAEAALKQAVRVAAFSPRKVGLVATTLPHLKPATMDKTRRVLEDRLRPSGSTLLAERRVAHDAAAVAAAMAELVGEGADFLILFGASAVVDRQDVLPAALDLAGGQVHHLGMPVDPGNLLMLGDLAGVPTLGAPGCARSPRENGFDWVLDRLLAGLDVTPDHITAMGVGGLLMEIGTRPQPRETRRQGTSSKIAALILGAGRSSRMGGPNKLLATLDGKSLIRHVAEAACAADLSEIVLVTGHLGEDVCAQVSDLDIALVDNPDFADGMAGSIRAGMNALSSDTDAVIILLGDMPRIDAAVLGKLITAYRGNETSLIVTATADGKRGNPVLWDRHFFDALKNLSGDVGARHIIAENPGFVTEVEIGPVARLDLDTPEALKAAGGKLPTSST
- a CDS encoding PAS-domain containing protein, yielding MGRAQGKKEKDRLKALHDLRILEAESMPEIEALVTTLALLFDAPMAFLSFVDKDELWFKARYGVTAEKTPRDGCFCDQAILAHDVTVVADALKDDRFRTSRLVVTGPKTRFYAGYPLSLDGEHVLGTLCVVDTRPRDVSTEQLDHLRRLGTVVVGLLKSYRAQRQTEAALQEADLQRQIAQRESALLEEVTQVSGVGGWEYHIDSDKVIWADKTREIHEVDDDFEPTVDMAVSFYAPECRRQIFDAVVKAIKDQAAWDLELPFITAKGREIWVRTAGRPVSENGKTTRLVGAFQDITERKHSEQLLRQTEAVQRTTLQTLREGILVLNRAGRIQSFNAAAATLLGFTPAELKGKSVQDLAIQCQTENGAADPDLFLRATNAPDKVNNHVVKLFRQDETQPVWLRIDANSTSNSGRTSVDAVVISLADISETKRQAETLQVIFDNLPGGLVYYNGERELTVCNRDFRDLLNLPQDFYDRKAELLEVATFLARRGDYGPGNPDKLVEERFKLFNDTKPHVYERTTSDGRFLEVRGIPLPNGGLIANFFDISERKRIEQSIRQSEAVHRTTLEALSEGILLLSHSGEILSANPAAITLLGLSDCNAIGSNVAEINVAVECEIEGIGRCETPLELAARDPHSLRNVVAKMTPTDGRRMRWIRLSAQPIDEDREIDLDGVVVSLTDITETKQQADTLQTIFENFPGGIVHYDENLRVASANEEFRRLLDYPEDFVAGKPYLYDFFRFNAKRGDYGPGDPDDLAQKRYKMYDLSRPQVFERRTAEGHYIETRSTPMPSGGAIHNFYDITERKQLEEQLAENERQSRLKSEELEAILANMRQGVSVFDKDGRLVLWNKQYIDIFGKPEGEVKKGASLIELIEAEKARGEFEGDVHEHVADLVLQLSAGEVVRSKFKHPNGKIISAVHAPLPAGGWIGTHEDVTLREQAAEKIEYAALHDTLTGLANRTQFNAKLDDVLEKAASSNTCGDLMLLDLDKFKPVNDTYGHDIGDELLKLVSERLRECVRSSDLVARLGGDEFGIILGATGSTNAGTAEVAERIVRKLKTPFPIQDHLITIGVSVGISPITGDVIDPGSIIKRADLALYAVKHSGRNGYKFYEEETLPKKAQA